The proteins below come from a single Drosophila kikkawai strain 14028-0561.14 chromosome 3R, DkikHiC1v2, whole genome shotgun sequence genomic window:
- the LOC108083206 gene encoding G patch domain-containing protein 4, translating into MDFAKKILSKYGWKEGEGLGKNNTGIAAPLKASLKFDNAGLGVDRAQEFNDHWWERCFNEAASNVDVQVQQNGKITTGRKEGEDAVEISTKAFSARKLKNAKEQHASDGKSTYDNFLQTALLTQGGGEVENTERIRVEDIAVTKVSVLTDEELFKACGGRTAHKGARHGLKLSGKIARLEQQERELLEKMQSKLKAAEEQATAPKQKKRKDVSERESTEENLEPQEDNEDTSEVAAPSKSKKKKKDKAEKLKEKEEQTEDLPVKSKKKKNKAEKVFEEESTVNISDEEVKSKKKRKMQDTMEEAELPVKSKKKKKNKEAKEQ; encoded by the coding sequence ATGGATTTTGCCAAGAAAATACTTAGCAAGTATGGCTGGAAGGAGGGCGAGGGATTGGGCAAGAACAACACCGGCATTGCCGCTCCCCTTAAGGCCAGCTTGAAGTTCGACAACGCTGGCTTGGGAGTGGATCGAGCccaggaattcaatgaccacTGGTGGGAGCGTTGTTTCAACGAAGCGGCCAGCAACGTAGATGTCCAGGTGCAGCAGAATGGCAAGATCACCACCGGCCGCAAGGAGGGCGAGGATGCCGTGGAAATATCCACCAAGGCGTTCTCCGCCCGCAAGCTAAAGAACGCGAAGGAGCAGCACGCCAGCGATGGCAAATCGACCTACGACAACTTCCTGCAAACGGCTTTGCTCACCCAAGGTGGCGGTGAGGTGGAGAATACGGAGCGAATTCGGGTGGAGGACATAGCGGTGACCAAGGTGAGCGTACTGACGGACGAGGAGCTGTTTAAGGCCTGCGGTGGAAGGACAGCGCACAAGGGAGCTCGGCACGGTCTCAAGCTGAGTGGAAAGATTGCCCGCttggagcagcaggagcgcGAGTTGCTGGAGAAGATGCAGAGCAAACTGAAAGCTGCGGAGGAGCAAGCAACAGCtccaaaacagaagaaacgGAAGGATGTAAGTGAAAGAGAGTCCACTGAGGAGAACTTAGAACCGCAAGAGGATAATGAGGACACATCCGAGGTGGCGGCACCTTCAAAGtccaaaaagaagaaaaaggaTAAAGCAGAAAAGTTGAAAGAGAAAGAAGAGCAAACGGAGGATTTGCCtgtaaaatcaaaaaagaaaaagaacaaAGCTGAGAAAGTGTTTGAGGAAGAATCTACTGTAAATATATCTGATGAGGAAGTGAAGTCTAAAAAGAAACGAAAGATGCAGGATACTATGGAGGAAGCCGAACTGCCCGTTAaatcaaaaaagaagaaaaagaacaaGGAGGCAAAGGAACAGTAG
- the LOC108083214 gene encoding probable rRNA-processing protein EBP2 homolog codes for MSDFETEDSGSGYDSGDNSDAELQAAFERGDLKPGLNVEFNGQQRDRVNDVAKLLAKTEAIRLQLPWQERLDMINTLAPLAPELAIQMEKHEQKRANLFKGNHKLPYIRPEEDPVLNDFKREMLFHRQAQTAVLEGIPRLHELGIKTRRPDDYFAEMAKSDEHMQKVRANLMAKQQGQAKSERIKQIREQRKMGKMLAKQTKVQREAEKKDMLDKLKKFRKGKLKNLDFLEDAKALESKQKQSAENRKKRNKKFGFGGKKKGMKRNTKSSSAGLDGEKGSSRRQRGVKAGASVNKRMGKSRRIKAKGRK; via the exons ATGTCAGACTTTGAAACGGAGGACAGCGGCTCCGGCTACGATTCAGGGGATAACTCCGATGCGGAG CTGCAAGCGGCCTTTGAGCGTGGCGATTTGAAGCCTGGTCTGAATGTGGAGTTTAACGGCCAGCAGCGGGACAGAGTTAATGATGTG GCTAAACTCCTGGCCAAAACTGAGGCCATTCGACTGCAGCTGCCATGGCAGGAGCGCTTGGACATGATCAACACACTGGCTCCGTTGGCCCCCGAGCTAGCGATTCAGATGGAGAAGCACGAACAGAAGCGCGCCAATCTGTTCAAGGGCAATCATAAGCTGCCCTATATTCGTCCCGAAGAAGATCCCGTCCTGAACGATTTCAAGCGCGAAATGCTCTTCCATCGACAGGCCCAAACTGCAGTGCTCGAGGGCATTCCCCGCCTGCATGAACTGGGCATCAAGACCCGCCGTCCCGATGACTACTTTGCCGAAATGGCCAAGTCCGACGAGCACATGCAGAAGGTGCGCGCCAATCTGATGGCCAAGCAGCAGGGACAGGCCAAATCCGAGCGCATCAAGCAGATCCGCGAGCAGCGCAAGATGGGCAAGATGCTGGCCAAGCAGACCAAGGTGCAGCGCGAGGCCGAAAAGAAGGATATGCTTGACAAGCTGAAAAAGTTCCGCAAGGGCAAGCTGAAGAACCTTGACTTCTTGGAGGATGCCAAGGCGCTGGAGTCCAAACAGAAACAGTCGGCCGAAAATCGCAAGAAGCGCAACAAGAAGTTCGGTTTTGGTGGCAAGAAGAAGGGAATGAAACGGAACACAAAGTCCTCATCGGCGGGATTGGATGGCGAGAAGGGTTCGTCGCGCCGCCAACGAGGTGTTAAAGCGGGAGCTTCTGTCAACAAGCGGATGGGCAAGTCGCGGCGCATCAAGGCCAAGGGCAGAAAGTGA
- the Zwilch gene encoding protein zwilch gives MSASLANVYAELMRRYGETFTITYGPPPTYLANIVGAAEAGKKIVLLFREERSGAAASRIRTTPVKRERKSDGTSELDLTGSPLKDDCEVEAIGDQSLDLQLEDKNPWKLEEEYHRGVPVDKARAIICRESFQKTEGLGSVWFLCDAEDLGQTQLLQYEFDKSHFSRGVLSYQGVVPAYTVTSQSLVRKHSPAGGHPAETIIENTYAVNSNMMLRVSHSTNAPLPLLINLHDCEVTLNNTFHVGDCTSLTRDFMVQLRILVYIREDIVNYHKDMKQGIARDPNYRCGVGIDMDELREAINKTMTDVSGFSDLPTHGLSGEADIEDVVHRAKIRRITDLTDKLWELLKCCDSYKDLKMAFNILFQCAARCNIVNTPTNKNRLAEIIKELANRRLAIPCLSGAEPLELLLEIGLEKVYKDYEFIYTESKLCSTNLLKHTSEVAAANDGDDAPQNLPQLRKSLHNAVRGDPTPGAGGMRKTLLHHNSADKPGNAKYASQDDDEAGFKNSHFDERESMERVSKLFQIHCTLEHLLMIQVHLNLPNAYSDICSKLLKKTPCLLEAIDDQLSDEMDITLSAHCVASHLDGKEPYSRQITMRSYNKFREMKTTFYYNSDNICPPNLVECFQSDDKKLVKERTYHSWLYRKIRTLQ, from the exons ATGTCTGCGAGTCTGGCGAATGTGTACGCGGAGCTAATGCGCCGATACGGCGAGACATTTACCATTACCTACGGCCCACCGCCCACCTACTTGGCCAACATAGTCGGAGCTGCGGAGGCGGGAAAAAAGATAGTGTTGCTTTTCAGAGAGGAACGCAGTGGTGCCGCAGCATCCAGGATCCGGACCACGCCCGTCAAGCGCGAGCGCAAATCAGATGGCACTTCGGAGCTGGATCTTACGGGCAGTCCCCTCAAGGATGACTGTGAGGTGGAAGCCATTGGGGATCAGTCGCTGGATCTGCAACTGGAGGACAAGAACCCTTGGAAGCTGGAAGAGGAGTACCACAGGGGAGTACCCGTGGATAAGGCCAGGGCCATTATTTGTCGGGAATCCTTTCAGAAGACCGAGGGCCTGGGTTCCGTGTGGTTCCTGTGCGACGCAGAAGACCTGGGCCAAACGCAGCTGCTTCAGTATGAGTTTGACAAATCGCACTTCTCGCGTGGAGTCCTTAGCTACCAGGGCGTGGTGCCAGCCTACACGGTGACCTCACAGTCCCTGGTGCGTAAACATTCTCCTGCTGGTGGCCATCCAGCTGAAACTATCATCGAAAACACCTACGCGGTGAACTCCAACATGATGCTGCGTGTGTCCCATTCCACCAATGCACCTCTTCCGCTCTTAATCAACCTACATGACTGCGAGGTGACTCTGAATAACACATTCCACGTGGGTGACTGCACTTCCCTGACGCGGGACTTTATGGTTCAGCTGCGTATACTGGTCTACATACGCGAGGATATTGTCAACTACCACAAGGATATGAAGCAGGGTATAGCCAGGGATCCCAACTACCGTTGTGGCGTCGGCATCGATATGGACGAGTTAAGGGAGGCGATCAACAAGACCATGACAGATGTGTCCGGCTTTTCGGATCTGCCCACTCATGGTCTTAGCGGAGAGGCCGACATAGAGGATGTAGTGCATCGGGCCAAGATCCGTAGGATCACCGACCTCACCGACAAGCTCTGGGAGCTGCTTAAAT GTTGCGACTCATATAAAGACCTTAAAATGGCCTTCAATATACTCTTTCAATGCGCCGCCCGCTGTAATATTGTG AATACCCCCACCAATAAGAATCGTCTGGCCGAGATTATCAAAGAGCTGGCCAATCGTCGATTAGCCATTCCTTGTCTCAGTGGCGCCGAGCCATTAGAACTCCTTCTGGAGATTGGCCTAGAGAAAGTATATAAGGACTATGAGTTCATCTATACCGAAAGCAAGCTGTGCAGCACCAACCTGCTGAAGCATACAAGCGAGGTGGCAGCCGCAAATGATGGTGATGACGCACCGCAGAATCTCCCCCAGCTGCGAAAATCCCTGCATAACGCGGTTAGGGGAGATCCTACCCCCGGAGCCGGTGGAATGCGAAAGACGCTGCTGCACCACAATAGTGCCGACAAGCCGGGGAATGCAAAATATGCCAGCCAGGACGACGATGAGGCGGGATTTAAGAACAGTCATTTTGATGAGCGCGAGAGCATGGAGCGGGTCTCCAAGCTGTTTCAAATCCACTGCACTTTGGAGCATCTATTGATGATACAAGTGCACCTCAATTTGCCCAATG CTTACAGCGATatctgctccaagctgctaAAGAAAACCCCATGCCTATTGGAAGCCATTGATGACCAGCTGAGTGATGAGATGGATATCACCCTCTCTGCGCACTGTGTCGCTTCCCATCTGGATGGTAAGGAACCCTACTCGCGTCAGATTACCATGCGATCTTATAATAAATTTCGCGAAATGAAGACTACATTTTACTACAACTCTGACAACATTTGTCCACCGAATCTGGTCGAGTGCTTCCAAAGCGATG ACAAAAAACTAGTCAAGGAGCGAACATATCATTCCTGGTTGTATCGTAAGATTCGTACACTTCAGTGA
- the chp gene encoding chaoptin → MGLEFFFKFGYAFLTITLMIMIWMSLARASMFDREMEETHYPPCTYNVMCTCSKSSTDLGIVHCKNVPFPALPRMVNQSKVFMLHMENTGLREIEPYFLQSTGLYRLQISGNYLTEIPEDAFIGLERSLWELILPQNDLVEMPSKSWRHLKKLRHLDLGYNHITHIHHDSFRGLEDSLQTLILRENCISQLSPHSFSGLLILETLDLSGNNLFEIDPNVFVDGMPRLTRLLLTDNILSEIPYDALGPLKSLRTLDISHNVIWSLSGNETYDIKASTKLNLDNLHLEYNHIEVLPPNSFKYFDTVNRTFFDGNPIHTLREDAFKPARIREIYMRYCGLTNISIQAFDSLVNSLQILDLSGNNLTKLHHKLFNNFDVLRVISMRDNKIKIQKPTETFNAMHYTLLKLDLSGDRNDPTNLQTLRNMTRMRNMRSLSISRMGSSSLGPEDFKDFGVELEDLQITRASLSGIQSHAFKHVRGLKRLDFSENGISNIENDAFHEIGHSLISLKMSHGYSGSALPAEALRHLTSLQELDFSNNHISSMSDTSFHFLKNLRLLELHDNRIEQVSKGTFQGDIHSKLEEISLRFNHLTSVSTYTFFDLEALRKLHLDDNKIDKIERRAFMNLDELEYLSLRGNKISNLAEESFQNLPNLEILDMAFNQLPNFNFDYFDQVGTLSNLNVNVSHNQIRQLMYNSSWSGRNEHGGMYHSNIKILDLSHNNISIIHPGYFRPAENSLTHLHLGYNSLMNTTRDVFGNMINLQWLDLSYNWIHELDFDAFKNTKHLQLVYFGHNYLSDIPQDIFKPVQGLRIVDFSHNHLRGLPDNLFYNGGMEKLDVSHNMLLKIPSSSLSSLAALTLCELHLSNNFISTIHSMDLSNKFRSLRYLDISYNYLLRIEDAVFATMPKLAVLDLSHNRDLKVMDKSFMGLENSLIKLGLENVSLSTVPEIRLKFLREFRLGYNELPSIPQELATNMSNLRMLDLSNNDLTNVPLMTQSLPHLRRLMLSGNPITSLNNNSFDGVNEDLEMLDISNFRLHYFEYGCLDSLPHLRSLKLTAYSHIEHFNIPYLLRHHYNIRQLWIEAPQPFTRIIKKGSGPTLEMQTLWLGNPTDLQREMEGHLPSKLTNITFSGPQFSNLHERILRGMRSPYLYMQLFNTSLQALPPNFFKYMGRVRNISLDIRYNNRNLKKIPNPNTGAVPYLPNSVFLTDLKMSHTDLNCDCDLGWVEFWQRKRRQYICSSQTWTDTVFRTFMNSPCQVYGRHNCDDHDDDLRETRCENKGGQQLMEALKFDLECGWDNANCREAAFVVVMVCVAMVFWM, encoded by the exons ATG GGCCTTGAATTCTTCTTTAAGTTTGGCTATGCCTTCCTGACAATAACCCTCATGATCATGATCTGGATGTCGCTGGCTCGCGCCTCGATGTTCGATCGTGAAATGGAGGAGACGCATTACCCGCCCTGCACCTACAATGTGATGTGCACCTGTTCCAAATCCTCAACCGATCTGGGAATAGTGCACTGCAAGAACGTTCCGTTTCCCGCACTGCCGCGCATGGTGAACCAATCAAAG GTTTTCATGCTGCACATGGAGAACACGGGTCTGCGCGAGATCGAACCATACTTCCTGCAGTCAACGGGCTTGTACCGGCTGCAGATCTCGGGCAATTACCTCACCGAAATCCCGGAAGACGCCTTTATCGGGCTAGAGCGATCGCTGTGGGAACTGATCCTGCCGCAGAATGATCTGGTGGAGATGCCCTCGAAATCGTGGCGGCACCTGAAGAAGCTGCGCCACCTAGACCTGGGCTACAATCACATAACGCACATTCATCACGACTCGTTTCGCGGGCTGGAGGACTCGCTGCAGACGTTGATTCTGCGCGAGAACTGCATCTCTCAGCTGTCACCGCACAGCTTCTCGGGGCTGCTGATCCTGGAAACCCTAGACCTGAGTGGCAACAACCTCTTCGAGATCGATCCAAATGTGTTTGTGGACGGTATGCCACGATTGACACGCCTTCTGTTAACGGACAATATTCTCTCGGAGATCCCCTATGACGCCTTGGGGCCGCTGAAGAGCCTGCGCACCCTGGACATCTCCCACAACGTGATTTGGTCACTCAGTGGCAACGAGACCTATGACATCAAGGCCAGCACCAAACTAAATCTAGACAATTTGCATCTGGAGTATAATCACATTGAGGTGCTGCCGCCCAACTCGTTTAAATACTTTGACACCGTGAACAGGACTTTCTTCGATGGCAATCCCATTCACACATTGAGG GAAGATGCCTTTAAGCCCGCTCGGATCAGGGAGATATACATGCGATACTGCGGCCTTACCAATATCTCGATTCAGGCCTTTGACAGCCTGGTGAACAGCCTGCAGATTCTCGACTTGTCTGGGAACAATCTCACCAAGCTGCACCACAAGCTCTTCAACAATTTCGATGTCTTGAG GGTTATCAGCATGCGGGACAACAAGATCAAAATCCAAAAGCCCACCGAAACCTTTAATGCCATGCACTATACCCTCCTGAAATTGGATCTAAGCGGGGACCGGAATGATCCCACCAATCTCCAGACTTTGCGCAA TATGACCAGAATGCGGAACATGCGCTCGCTGTCGATCTCGCGAATGGGCTCCTCCTCCCTGGGACCAGAAGACTTTAAGGACTTTGGCGTGGAGCTGGAGGATCTGCAGATTACCAGGGCCAGTCTCTCGGGTATTCAGTCGCACGCGTTTAAGCATGTGAGGGGTCTAAAGCGACTGGACTTTAGCGAGAATGGAATATCCAACATTGAAAATGATGCCTTCCATGAG ATTGGCCACTCTCTGATCTCCCTGAAGATGTCTCATGGCTACTCGGGCAGTGCTCTGCCGGCGGAGGCTCTGAGGCACCTGACCTCGCTGCAGGAGCTGGACTTTAGCAACAACCATATTAGCAGCATGAGTGACACCAGCTTCCATTTCCTGAAAAATCTGCGATTGCTGGAGTTGCACGACAACCGCATTGAGCAGGTGTCCAAGGGCACTTTCCAGGGCGATATCCACTCGAAGCTGGAGGAGATCTCGCTGCGCTTCAATCACTTGACTTCGGTGTCTACGTATACCTTCTTCGATCTGGAAGCTCTAAGGAAACTGCATTTGGATGACAATAAGATTGACAAGATCGAGAGAAGGGCCTTCATGAACCTCGATGAACTGGAGTATCTGAGCTTGAGGGGAAACAAAATCAGCAATTTAGCGGAGGAGTCCTTCCAGAACTTACCGAATTTAGAGATCCTGGACATGGCATTCAATCAGTTGCCAAACTTTAACTTTGATTACTTTGATCAAGTGGGAACGCTGTCGAATCTGAATGTTAATGTGAGCCACAATCAAATTAGGCAATTGATGTACAACTCCTCGTGGAGTGGACGAAATGAACatg GCGGCATGTACCACTCAAATATCAAGATTTTGGATCTCTCCCACAATAACATTTCCATTATTCACCCGGGCTACTTCCGGCCGGCTGAGAATTCATTGACCCATCTGCATTTGGGTTATAACTCTCTAATG AACACCACTCGCGATGTCTTTGGCAATATGATAAACTTGCAATGGCTGGATCTCAGCTATAATTGGATCCATGAGCTGGACTTTGATGCATTCAAGAACACCAAGCACCTGCAGTTGGTGTACTTTGGCCACAACTATCTCAGCGATATACCGCAGGACATTTTCAAGCCTGTCCAGGGTCTGCGAATCGTTGACTTTTCGCACAATCATTTGCGTGGCCTGCCCGACAATCTCTTCTacaatggaggaatggaaAA ATTGGATGTGTCGCACAACATGCTCTTGAAGATTCCCTCCTCTTCGCTGTCTAGCTTGGCTGCCCTGACGCTGTGCGAGTTGCATTTGTCCAATAACTTTATTTCCACAATTCACAGCATGGATCTGTCGAACAAGTTTAGA tcCCTTCGCTACTTGGACATCTCCTACAACTATTTGCTACGCATTGAAGATGCCGTTTTTGCTACCATGCCCAAGTTGGCTGTGTTGGATCTGTCTCATAATCGGGATCTTAAGGTGATGGATAAGTCGTTTATGGGTCTAGAGAACTCGCTGATCAAGCTGGGCCTGGAGAATGTTTCCTTGAGCACTGTCCCAGAGATTCGTCTTAAATTTCTGCGTGAGTTCCGTTTGGGCTACAATGAACTGCCCTCGATTCCCCAGGAGTTGGCCACCAATATGTCCAATCTGCGCATGCTGGACCTATCCAACAATGATTTGACCAATGTGCCCTTGATGACCCAATCTCTGCCACATCTAAG ACGTCTGATGCTGTCCGGCAACCCCATCACCTCGCTGAATAACAACAGCTTCGATGGCGTCAATGAGGATCTCGAAATGCTGGACATATCCAATTTCCGACTACATTACTTCGAGTACGGCTGCCTGGACTCGTTGCCCCATCTGCGATCCCTGAAGCTCACTGCTTACTCTCACATCGAGCACTTTAATATTCCTTATTTGCTGCGCCATCACTATAATATCCGGCAGCTGTGGATTGAAGCACCGCAGCCCTTCACGAGGATTATCAAGAAGGGTTCTGGACCCACCCTGGAGATGCAGACCCTCTGGCTGGGCAATCCCACCGATCTGCAGCGCGAAATGGAGGGTCATCTGCCCTCCAAGCTGACAAACATAACGTTCAGTGGTCCCCAGTTTAGTAATCTACATGAACGTATTCTGAGG gGCATGCGTTCTCCCTATCTCTACATGCAATTGTTCAACACCTCGCTGCAAGCCCTCCCACCGAATTTCTTCAAGTACATGGGCCGAGTTCGTAACATTTCCCTGGATATCCGTTACAACAATCGCAACCTAAAGAAGATTCCCAACCCGAATACGGGAGCTGTGCCATATCTGCCCAACAGTGTATTCCTCACCGACCTGAAGATGTCACATACGGATCTCAACTGCGATTGTGATTTGGG ttgGGTTGAGTTCTGGCAGCGCAAGAGGCGCCAGTATATTTGCTCTTCGCAAACCTGGACAGATACTGTCTTCCGCACTTTCATGAACTCACCGTGCCAGGTGTACGGACGTCATAATTGCGATGATCATGATGATGATCTAAGGGAGACACGCTGCGAAAACAAAGGAGGTCAACAGTTAATGGAG gCTCTCAAATTCGATTTAGAGTGCGGCTGGGATAATGCCAATTGCCGGGAGGCCGCCTTTGTGGTGGTTATGGTGTGCGTGGCCATGGTCTTCTGGATGTGA
- the LOC108083196 gene encoding probable 2-oxoadipate dehydrogenase complex component E1 homolog isoform X3, whose protein sequence is MALKFPTVKRYGGEGAESMLAFFWQLLRDSVQANIEHVVLAMPHRGRTPLQAALLNMRPAKVFRKLSGASEFPEDIEAMSDVISHFHVSEQLQVLGKSLNFSMVRNPSHLEAANPVAMGKARSKQQTRGEGGFGNSDTQPFGQHVLNVILHGDAAFAGQGINQECLNMAYVPHFEVGGSLHLIVNNQVGFTTPGDRGRSTAYTSDLAKSIQAPVFHVNGDDPEALARITNLAFRYQRVFRKDIFIDLNCFRRWGHNELDDPTFTNPLVYKIVHQRESVPDLYAKQLAKEQVLSESQAKEMRDNYMKYLGEELALAPTYQPPPSYFEKQWKDLQLAPSKELTYWDTGLDYSLLHYIGQQSVAFPEDFNIHPHLLKTHVTARLKKLENGAKIDWATAEALAIGSLMYQGHNVRISGEDVGRGTFSHRHAMLVDQQTNEMFVPLNSMAGGNGGKLELAHSILSEEAVLGFEYGMAIDNPNNLIIWEAQFGDFANGAQIIIDTFIVSGETKWMESNALVMLLPHGYDGAASEHSSCRIERFLQLCDSKETAADGDSVNVHIVNPTTPAQYYHVLRRQLARNFRKPLVVVAPKTLLRLPAATSTHEDFQPGTLFHNVLGDTTVKAEQVKKVILCSGKHYYNLAEEREKRQAYDTAILRLESLCPFPLQELKAQLAQYGNVQSFVWSQEEHRNMSAWTFVRPRFENLIGQQLHYCGRCEAPTPATGIGKVHKREVDEIVAAPFEL, encoded by the exons CGAACATCGAGCACGTGGTCCTGGCGATGCCCCACCGAGGACGCACCCCGCTGCAGGCCGCCCTGCTCAACATGCGGCCGGCGAAAGTTTTCCGCAAACTCAGCGGCGCATCCGAGTTTCCCGAAGACATCGAGGCCATGTCCGACGTCATAAGTCATTTCC ATGTTTCCGAGCAGCTGCAGGTGCTGGGCAAGAGCCTGAACTTCAGCATGGTGCGCAATCCCTCGCATCTGGAG GCTGCCAATCCCGTGGCCATGGGCAAGGCGCGTTCCAAGCAACAGACGCGAGGCGAGGGAGGGTTTGGAAACAGCGACACTCAGCCCTTTGGCCAACATGTACTCAACGTAATCCTGCATGGAGATGCGGCCTTCGCCGGGCAGGGTATTAACCAGGAGTGCCTGAATATGGCCTATGTGCCGCACTTTGAAGTGGGCGGCAGCCTACACTTGATTGTCAACAACCAGGTGGGATTCACCACGCCCGGAGATCGCGGGCGATCCACGGCCTACACCTCCGACTTGGCCAAGTCCATCCAAGCGCCGGTATTCCATGTAAATGGGGATGATCCCGAGGCTCTGGCCCGAATCACAAACCTGGCATTCCGGTATCAGAGGGTGTTCCGCAAGGACATCTTCATCGATCTCAACTGCTTCCGTCGCTGGGGCCACAACGAGTTGGACGATCCCACTTTCACAAACCCGCTGGTCTATAAGATCGTGCATCAAAGAGAATCGGTGCCGGATTTGTATGCCAAGcagctggccaaggagcaggTTCTCTCTGAGTCACAGGCCAAGGAAATGAGGGATAACTATATGAAGTATCTGGGCGAGGAGTTGGCCTTGGCTCCCACCTATCAGCCGCCGCCCTCGTATTTTGAGAAGCAGTGGAAGGATCTTCAGCTGGCCCCGTCCAAGGAACTAACCTACTGGGATACGGGTCTTGATTACTCCTTGTTGCATTACATAGGACAACAAAGTGTGGCCTTCCCTGAGGACTTT AACATCCATCCTCACCTGCTGAAAACCCATGTAACAGCTCGCTTGAAGAAGCTGGAGAACGGTGCCAAGATTGATTGGGCCACGGCCGAGGCCCTGGCCATCGGAAGTCTGATGTATCAGGGACACAATGTCCGCATCAGTGGTGAGGATGTGGGCAGGGGAACCTTCTCCCATCGCCATGCCATGCTGGTGGATCAGCAGACCAACGAGATGTTTGTCCCACTCAACAGCATGGCAGGTGGAAATGGCGGCAAACTAGAACTGGCACATAGTATTCTATCGGAGGAGGCGGTGCTGGGATTCGAGTATGGAATGGCTATTGATAATCCCAATAACCTGATCATCTGGGAGGCACAGTTCGGGGACTTTGCCAATGGAGCCCAAATCATTATCGATACGTTTATTGTGTCGGGAGAGA CCAAATGGATGGAGTCAAATGCCCTGGTGATGCTGCTTCCCCATGGATACGATGGTGCTGCCTCGGAACACAGCTCCTGTCGCATCGAGCGCTTCCTGCAACTGTGCGACTCCAAGGAGACCGCTGCAGATGGCGATTCCGTCAACGTGCACATCGTTAACCCCACTACGCCCGCCCAGTACTACCATGTCCTGCGTCGCCAGCTGGCAAGAAACTTCAGGAAGCCACTGGTAGTGGTGGCCCCGAAGACGTTGCTCCGTCTCCCGGCTGCAACGTCCACACACGAAGACTTCCAACCGGGCACGCTTTTCCACAATGTTTTGG GCGACACCACCGTGAAGGCAGAGCAGGTGAAAAAGGTCATCCTGTGCAGCGGCAAGCACTACTACAATCTGGCGGAGGAGCGCGAGAAGCGGCAGGCCTATGATACGGCCATCCTGCGCCTGGAGTCCCTCTGTCCATTCCCCCTCCAGGAGCTGAAGGCCCAGTTGGCCCAGTATGGCAACGTGCAAT CTTTTGTTTGGAGCCAGGAAGAGCATCGCAATATGAGCGCCTGGACTTTTGTGCGGCCAcgttttgaaaatttaattggCCAACAG CTCCACTACTGCGGCCGCTGCGAGGCACCCACACCCGCCACCGGAATCGGAAAAGTGCATAAACGGGAAGTTGATGAGATTGTTGCTGCCCCATTTGAACTTTAG